TCATGGGTTCCTTCACCTCCATTGGTGACAGTGAACTCGCTGTGGAAAAGGTGACCGGTGGTATCGGTGAAGCCCTCATCGCCACGGCCGCAGGCCTCGGCATCGCCATCACCACGCTCATTCCCCTGAACTACTTCCACTCCCGCCTGGCGAAGTTCCAGTTCGACCTTGAAGCTGCCGCCACCAACGTGACGGTGCTCGTGGCGCAGAATGAAGCGGAGCAGAAGAGCCTTGGATATACGGCGTAACTTTTTGCAGAGTCTCCCGAGCTCATGAAGCTACGCTCTCCCATTCCCCAGAAGAAGGCGCGACTGGAGATCATTCCGTTGATCGACATCATGTTCTTCCTGCTTGCCTCGTTCATGCTCGTCAGCCTGACGATGGCCAAGCAACAGACCATCAAGGTCTCCCTGCCCACTGCCACCACGGCCAAGACGGATTTCAAGCCGGATATGATCAATCTCGCGGTGGATGCCAGTGGCAACTACTTCATGGACACCAATCGCATGACACTGCCGGACTTGGAAAAAGCGTTGTTCGAGAAGTTCCGGGCCAATGCCGAGACGCCCGTGTACATCAGCGGTGATGCCAATGCCCGTCATGGTTCCATGGTCCAGGTTCTCGATACTGTGCGTCGCGTCGGCTTCCAGAAGGTGGCTTTCCAGACCAAGGCTCCTGACATAGCAAAGGCTACGGGTGCTCCTGCAACGCCTGCTGCTCCCGGTGCTGCCTCCCCGGCCGCCCCAGCCCCCGCATCATCAGCGGCTCCCGCTCCTGCTCCTACACCAGCACCCGCACCTGCCCAGTAAGTAGTCATGACGAAGTTTCTTGGAGTATTGTTGGGAGTGTTGATACTTGGTATTTGCGGTCTTTGCGCCAAGCAGTGGGTCCGCGAAACCGAGCTCCACACCAGCCTGAAAGCGGTGGAAGCGCTGCTAGATGACGAAGTGGCCAAGCATCGTGCTACGGCGGAAAAGGCGGCAGCTTGGGAAAAGGAAATCAAACAGCTCACCCTGCGTATTGACGAGCAGGGGCTGAAAATCGCCGCCCAGGAACAGGAGGCAAACGCCACGAAGCTGCAGCTCGCCGAGGTCACGGCCCGCGCGGAACAGTTGCAGAAAAAACTCGCCGTAAATGCCACCGGCATGGAAGAGAGCAAGGAGGCGATGGCGACGCAAAACGCTGCTGTCACTGCCCAGAACGAGGCCATCAAGAAGCAGAACGAAACCATCGAGAAGCAGAATCAAATGCTCAAGGATCTGGCTGTGGAGCGCGATGGTGTTGTGACAAAGCTCAATACCCGCATGACGGAGTACAACGACTTGATGACGAAATACAACGAGCTCGCAAAGAAGGCGGGTCAGTAAGAAAGTAGTCCGCCGAGCCTCGGCGGTCAGGCTGCGTGAAATGGGCTTTGTGGACAGAGAACCATGACAGGGTGTCCGTCCGCATCATGGACATCTTCTCGGCCCACAGTGTCCCGCACAGCGTTACCGTGCGTCTCCCCACGACCGCAGGTCGCGGTTGGGGTGGCGCGCCCCAATACGAAAATGGCTACACTGTAACTTAAACCGCTCTTAGCTCGGCGGTCTACTTTCTGCCTCTACGCTAGCAACGTCCCCGTTTCCGGCTCTGCCAGCGCTTCACCGAGCTTCTGCTCCAGCGCATCTACTGCCACCTCGCTCTTGAAGCGGGTGCGCATGTTCTGCAGCGTGAGCGTGGGATACTCAGCCCCCACGACCACGGAGAAGCGTGCTTTCGCATTGTCAGCCGCCTGGAATTGCTTGCCCACTTTCTGGGCGGTGAAGCTGTAGTCCGTGCGCAGGCCAGCCTGGCGGAGGCGCTGTACGATGCCAAGCGCATTGCTGCGTTGGGTTTCGTCCGCGATGATGACATAGACGTCCAGCGCAGCGGCATTCCGCATCCACTGGTCCATGGCAGCTTGTGCTGCCGGCGTGACCTTGATGAGCTCGCCAAGCACCACGTCACCCATGGCGAAGCCACAAGCAGGGAGATTCACGGAGCCGTCGCTGAGAAGGCCCACAAGGTTGTCATAGCGACCACCACCGGCGATGGCACGCAGACCATGCTTCACATCGAACGCTTCGAACACGGTGCCGGTGTAGTAGGCAAGGCCCCGCACGATACCCGGGTCGATCTTCACGTACTGCCAGAGCCCACGCGCGGAGAGATTCTCGCGCAGCGGTGCGAACGTGGGGTGATTCTCATCCACCGAAGCAATGAACTCCTTCACCTGCGCCAGAGAAATGCCCAGTGCTTGAAGCTTCTGATCCGTCACGGCCTCGGGGGCACGTTCCATCTTGTCGATGACCTGAAGGAATGCGGCGTTCTTCTCTTCGTCGAGCGAGAACTTGGCCGCAAAGTCCGCCCACAGTCGGCGGTCGCTCAAGCGGATTACAAAATCACCGGGCTCCAGCGCAAAGACCCGCAGGCTCTCGATAGCGAAAGCCACCAACTCGGCATCCGCGGCGGGGGAAGACTCGCCGAGGATGTCGACGTTGTACTGATAAAACTCGCGCAGGCGTCCGCGCTGCTGCCGCTCATAGCGGTAGCACGGGCCAACCTGGAACCACTTCATGGGCTTCGGGTAGTCGCGCTGCTTCGCCGCCGCCATGCGTGCGAGGGTGGGGGTCACCTCGGGGCGCATGGAGACTTCCTCTTCACCCTTGGTGGTGAAGCAGAAGAGCTGCTCAGTGATCTCCTGGCCGCTCTTCTTGCGATACAGGTCCGTGCTTTCCAATGTGGGACCCTCGTACTCCACAAAGCCATGACGCGCAGCGACTTCACGCCAGCGGGCGAAGATGTAGTTGCGACGTGCGCAATCCTCGGGGAGGAAATCGCGGAAGCCTTTGACTGTCTGGAAGGTGGGCATGAGGGGGGCGATAGCTTTGCACTGCGAGAGCGGGAAAAGCAAACGCAAATGGGAAGGCTGTCGGCTCCGGTTTTCCCTGTTAAAAGGCTGGGTCGATACGGGCCAACAGCGCGTGGCAGTGCTCCTCCGCTCCGGCTGCTGCGTGACATGCGAAGTCACCGGTTCCGGGCTCTCCGACGATGCTCCGCAGTTGCGGGAGAATCCCGTCCCAACGGCTTCAAGAGTGCCCGGTGGAATTGCATGCGCGACTATCCAGTGAGGAACGCGCACATCCCCGGCAATCCGTGAGCAACGAGGTGTGATCTAAAAAATTATAGGAATAGAATAAGTACTATTTTATCACTCTTCTAAAGCGCAGGTAGCCAACTGGTTGCGATGACGAGCTTGAGCGGATCTTCCTATGAGAATAACGGTGAGTTTGGAAAATTTCCCAGACTAGATACGCTGCCAGACATAACCCCCTCAAACCCCATGAGATGCAATGTCCCCCCGTGCTCCATGTCTTGGAACAAGAAACCTGCAGGAGCCGGAAAGTGGTGGTGGCATTGCCTGCTCCTCACACTGGGCCTCGGCTCTTTGCCAGCTCAAAACACCACATGGGTGAATCCGTCCAACGGAAGCTGGTTTGTCCCATCGAATTGGAGCCCCGCGAATCTGCCAACGAATGGCACCGGCGATCAGACGTTCATCCGGAATGGGAGTACGGTAACGGTCGGTCAGTCCGGCGCGGTGAGCTGGACGCTTTTTCTCGGTGACGGCGCAGGGACTGAGGGCACCCTCACGATCTCATCCTCAGGTGCGCTCACCACAAACTCCGTGGTCATGGGAAATGATTCATCTCAAGGCGTGCTGAACCTCAACGGCTCCTCAGGTTCGCGTGGTGTCTTGAGCACCCGATTCGTCACAGAAGGTTCGGGCTCGTCATCCTTGGTCATGAATGGCGGCGTGCTGCGAGCGACCGCGAATGAATCCAACTTTCTCCGCAACTTCGAGTCTGGGGATGTGGTGCTCAATGGGGGAGGCGGCTTTGTTGACACGCATGGCTTCGGTGTGGGCATTCAGGCCATCATGAGTGGCTCTGGAAGTCTTACGGTGCAGGGCACCGGTACCCTGACCATTACTGGAGCCCAGCTCTATACGGGAGGCACATTCGTAGACCCTGGGGCCACACTACAGGTCGGAACAGACACAGCAGCGGCCATCTTGGAAGGAAGTGATGGTACCTCGGGCGGTGCAGGCGGTACGGCGGTGACAGCAGGCCAAGGGGCCACGGTGAACGTGAGTGCCTTGGGTATCATTCGCGGAGGTGACGGGGGCGTCTCACCCACCCTTACTGGCAACGGCGGTATCGGAGTTCACTTCACTGGGGACGGGAGTCTGACAAATCACGGCGACATCACTGGTGGTCGGGGCTTGGACGGCCCCACCCCGCAAGGTGGAGCAGGAGCGGACGGGGTGCGTTTCGAAGGAATCGGTACCGTGGTGAATACTGGCAACATCATCGCTGGAGTAGGGGGAGGGAGTTCCATTGGCCTTGCACCAGGAGGATCCGGCGTGGTGTTGATCGGCGGTGGAAGCGTGACGAATCAAGGCACCATCCGGGGTCAGAATGCCCAGTTCGAGACCGAGGCCGTGGGCAGACCGATCACGGGTATGGGTGTGTACCTTGGCGCGGATGGTTCGGTGATCAACGAAGGTGACATCTTTGCAGGTGGTGGAGGGTATGATGGTACGAATTCCATCCAGGGAGGTGCTGGGGTACACATCGCGGGAAATGGGATGGTGCAAAACTCTGGATTGATACAAGGAGGGGTGGCAGCGCCAAACCTGGCAGACCTCACGATAGGAGGAACAGGGGGCACAGGGGTGCTCATTGGCGGCGTGGGTACGGTGACCAATAGCGGCACCATCAATGGGGGAACGGGTACCATAGAATTCGGTGAGCCACTGCCCATACCGTTGTTACCTGGAAGCAATGGTGGCACTGGCCTGGAGATCGTGGGAGGAGGCACTCTGACGAATAGCGGGACAATCCGAGGAGGGAATGGTGAGCTATCGCTTGTTTTTCCTGGCAGCGGCGGAGTCGCCGTGAATCTCGGAGCGGATGGAGCAGTGACCAATTCCGGAAAGATTCTGGGTGGCAGCGGTGGGGAGGCTTCCCTGGAAGAACTGCCCCAAGGCGGATCCGGTGGTGGAGCCCTAAGAATCGACGGCGTTGGCACCGTGATTAACAGCGGAGTGTCGTCCGAAATTATTGGTGGCGCGGCAGGAGGAGGAATCGGTCAGGGAGGGCACGGCATCGAACTTACGGGAGGTGGCACCCTGACGAATGAGGGATTGGTACAAGGCGGCAATGGAAGCCGAAGCATCTTGGGAGAGTCCATAGGCGGGAATGCTGTGCTTTTCGGAGCAGGCGGTACTGTTGTGAATAGTGGTCGCATTCTAGGAGGTTCCAGTGCGACGGGAGTGCAGATCAATGGTCTGGGACAGGTGACCAACAATGCCGGGGCGATCATTCAAGGAGGTGACGGAGTCGCTTTCACTTATGATGGCGTGACCTTGGGCGCATTGGGCGGGATCGGTCTGCATTCGGTGGGGGGAGGGACGCTCGTCAACGAGGGTGTCATCGAGGGAGGTACTGGTGTTGCATCTGCCTTGGGGAGTGAGGCTATCGGAGGGGATGGCGTTCGAATGGATGCTGGCGGTACCATCGTGAACCGCAATATCATCACGGGTGGAGCCGGAGGGAGAAGAGAACCGGGCGGTGCAGGAGGAGGAAGCGCCGGTGGCTTTGGCCTCCGTGTAGAAGGGGCGGCAGATGTGACCAACTCAGGTACCATTCAGGGAGGTGAGGGCGGATCCGGCGTGCTGGGCGCGAGTGGTGGAGCTGGGCTCGCTCTGGCTGGAGGCGGCGCCTTGACTAACAGTGGCACCATCCGTGCAGGTCATAGCGGCAGTGGGG
The Roseimicrobium gellanilyticum DNA segment above includes these coding regions:
- a CDS encoding ExbD/TolR family protein codes for the protein MKLRSPIPQKKARLEIIPLIDIMFFLLASFMLVSLTMAKQQTIKVSLPTATTAKTDFKPDMINLAVDASGNYFMDTNRMTLPDLEKALFEKFRANAETPVYISGDANARHGSMVQVLDTVRRVGFQKVAFQTKAPDIAKATGAPATPAAPGAASPAAPAPASSAAPAPAPTPAPAPAQ
- the hisS gene encoding histidine--tRNA ligase, whose translation is MPTFQTVKGFRDFLPEDCARRNYIFARWREVAARHGFVEYEGPTLESTDLYRKKSGQEITEQLFCFTTKGEEEVSMRPEVTPTLARMAAAKQRDYPKPMKWFQVGPCYRYERQQRGRLREFYQYNVDILGESSPAADAELVAFAIESLRVFALEPGDFVIRLSDRRLWADFAAKFSLDEEKNAAFLQVIDKMERAPEAVTDQKLQALGISLAQVKEFIASVDENHPTFAPLRENLSARGLWQYVKIDPGIVRGLAYYTGTVFEAFDVKHGLRAIAGGGRYDNLVGLLSDGSVNLPACGFAMGDVVLGELIKVTPAAQAAMDQWMRNAAALDVYVIIADETQRSNALGIVQRLRQAGLRTDYSFTAQKVGKQFQAADNAKARFSVVVGAEYPTLTLQNMRTRFKSEVAVDALEQKLGEALAEPETGTLLA